ACATGCATTATGCTAACTTTTATTTAAACAAAAGCCAAATGCCATATGAGTGGAGCTTATCGAGGGTCATAGGGGAAATTCGGTCTGCACATGAAGGGGAGCCAAAATCCACCCTAAATCGGTTTTCTCCACTAATATGACCTTCAAAATTGTCTATTGTCGTGTATTTAGAATTTACACGGGCTTGACACAAAAGTGAGATGGTGCAACACATATGGGATATTACACACAAAATTATGAGgtgtcatcttgtatattttgtccatgtCTTCTTATGTCATTATGAGGGCCTCAATGTTATGAAATTCACATTATAGATGTCATATTCATTCCATGTATGTCATATCCTTGCTAGTTCATACTCCAATCCTCGTCCATCTCATTTATGTTAGGTCATTCGTTTTTTAGTAATACAAATCCATTTGATTTAGTTGGTATCATATTCTCATGAGTAGTAGAGAAAGTCTGTAAAAATGAAAATAGCTGCTATTCCAATTGACATGCGCAAGCCCTGATAAGTGTTCCAGCTGATGATGTATCTTTAAATCTTGATATGATTTTTTTTAGGGCAGCCCCATATTTTGCGGTCAAGTGTTGCATATTTAAAACACTCCAACCTACGGCCACAAAATATAACAGCTGACGCATGCAACCCAACTACCACCCGGAAGTTTCTCACCGCCGCACTCGCCTCTCCAATGCGATCATATCGTCAGCGGAATCTCGTTGTTCTACACCACCACTGCTAATCCTCCATTCTCCCATGGCCCAGACACGACTTCGCTGTTGAATCCCGCCGCTCGAGATGCCCATAACAGCCTCGGTGCCGCTGCCAATTCGGGATCCATCGCTACCTTGAATTGTGCTGATTTCGGCCATTCACCGCCCCTTTGCCGCCCTTAATGGCCACCGCGGCACCACTGCTTGCCGAGGAGGTCGATTAGCGTCCACCTCGACCACTACTTGATCGTCGCGGCCGAGCCGAGCTGCTTCTCGTTCGGAGCGTTTGGTTTTCGGACGACGCGATGATGAATTTCATATTACGCTGCAAGGTTGGAGGTGTCGAGAAGACCTCCTCTAGGCCATTCCTAGCTGGTGCCCGACCACATCGATGATACTGTCAAATACCATCATATCCATCGGTTGGGGTCCAAGCGCAGCTGGAAGTCTTAGATCGGATATCACACGAGGGTTTTACCTAGGTTCAGTCCACGAgagagtaataccctacatcctgcttgctTTTGTTATTCATGAAGGGATGCCTCATGCAAAGGGTTTACAATGGTGTATGAGATTTCTAACGAGTATAGATGTGAATGAGAGTCCCTTAGCCTCTTCTTATATAcacagaggaggctagggtttacaCGAAGGTGGATGCGATCTTTGATGTCGCCGCccttgacttggagggcaagaaggcCTCTGGCGCCCTTTTTAGGGTTTCCTTTAACCCTGGGCCTCGTGGGCATCTTGTCAAGCCTGAGGCCAGACTCCCTTGGGTGAGCCACCCCCGGTGTATGACACTGTCACTCGGCCCCGGTGATCAACCAACCGGATTTCTCCTCCTTGCGCACTAGGTGTTCGACGAAAAGCCTCAAAGGTAAAAAATATGTTTATCTTTTTTTGCTATATAGGAGTAAATTGTAATGGAAAGTATTATGTTGTAGATGAGTTTGTTTGAATCCTCTCAGTGGGATAATTCCTTTTCCTCCGAAGAATATGAGATGGATGAAGACAAGGACGTTGTTTTGATCATGATGATGTACATGGCAGAGATAGAATCATCTAAAAAGAGAAGCACTTACAATCAAACACATGGCCAACATCCAGCGTTGCCGATCCTGACGAATCTTTTCGTCTTAGACCACGCTATCGTGCCACGAatagaacgaggaggaggagaacccATTGATACGAAGATGTGCCCAAACCATGTCCTGTGAACGACGAATTTCGTTAACGTTCTCGACTTCTTCCTCGCACGCgcacgccacgctcggcaagccttAATCAAATTACTTGTAGATCATCTAACCTAGGCCCAAACTAGCTCCTACATATCATCTACTAACCAGAAATAGTTGTTGGCCATATGGAAGGAAGAACATAGAGAGACTTCCATGTGGGGTCAAGCTTAGTTGAGGAGTTAAGTTTAGGGTGCTAGGAAAGTTAGGGGGTTGGATAGAGGAAGGGCTAGGATGCTCGAACCAAGGAGATAATGTTTATGCATGGTGTGTGTCTATATATCATCCATTTTAATTCTAGTCCATTGTTACATTATTAATGTCTTCATGCATAATTATACAAAAATTTCTATGAGACTAAAAATCCAAGAATTATGATCAGAAATGTACCAAAAAGTATGTAATGCAGCTAGTTTGAGTATATAAGTCGAACATATATATCATCTAATTTGCAATGCACAGAAGTAAATCATGCCAACATAGGCGAATAAATCTGCTATTGATGGACCCATTTATTTTAAAATCCATGTAACCTTGTTTCTTTTGTCAAAGGGTTATACAACCTTAccgactagagagagagagagagatccgatCGATGGAGTTGAATCATTCCCAAACCAACCACTCCGTTTGGGAAGCTTAATTCGGAGAAACACCAATGTATGTTGACATATTTCGATCTAGTGAAATGAGAGCATGCAGTTACAAATCTGAAACACTGAATTAAACTTTAATTTCTTTGAGAAAATCGTTTGATTTGTATGGGAATGCCAAGGTTTTTACTGAAAGGCAAGCAGCAATGCGATGTTACACCGGACTGATATCAGACTTTCTGGTGTTCCACTTTTCATCAATATTACTGTTATTATATGCACCTAAAACAGAAAGCTTTGGGTTCATATATATAATTGTAGTGTTATTGTGTTAATGTGAGTATGTCTGTATGCCATCTATATTTATTTAGACGACACACTGGATCTCATTGCTGATAAATGACTTGTGCTTGATCATTTGGAGGGCTCCGTTGGCcctccgccgccgcgcacgaccTCCACGCTGGTGATCACCGCCGCGATCTGCGTCTCTTGGTGCCCAACATCGAAGATTCTGGTGACGCAGAACCTGCCGCCTCCCAGGTACAGTAGACTGCCCTTGACCTCAGTGGCGAAGCCACACTTGAGCTGGGTAGTCAATTGACTACACAACTTTTTCCAAAAACTGCATACCTCAAGTAGAATTCATGCCAAACAATCTTATAAATACATACATCTGACCACACAACATTCAATTGACTACACACGATTGGATTCCTGGCACCGCCACTGCTTGACCTGCAGCCAGCCCTCCGGCGGCTCGAGGTCTTGCCACTCGTGCAGCAGTCTCGGCCGAGCGCGGCGGACCCCGTCAAGGTCAAGCGCGCACACGCGGTGGTGAGCGTTGCCGCAGGCGAGGCCGAACCAGAGGTTGTGGAGCTCGGGGACGTGCTCGGAGCGGCCGTGGAACGGCAGCGTCCAGCGGCCGGCCTTGTCCCACTCGCCACTGGCCGTGTCGAAGCAGTaggtgccgacggcggcggcggccccaGAGATGCAGACGGTGGAGCCGCCGTCGAGCAGCGCGTAGGACCGGATGTCCGTGCATTCGTAGTTGGTATCGCTGACGAAGGGCGGCTGCGGGAGCCGCTGCCACTGCCACCGCCAGCACTTCTCGCCGTAGCCAAGTCCCGGCACCTCGCCGTACGCGTAGACGAGTGCCTCGAAGTTGCACGGGCTGCGGCTCGCGGGGAACCTGTCGAGCACGTAGAGAGCGCGGGCGCGCCTGGGGtcggcggcgtcggcgagggcgACGGAGAAGGAGACGGGGCTGGGGCCTTTGGGCCAGTTGAGGGAGGGCACCGGCTCGACGGAGCGGATCCCGGCGTCGCAGAGGATGCTGCTGCCCGCCCGGTCGGTGCAGACCATCCTGCTCTCCGTGGCGCCACTGCCACCGCCGGCGCCGTAGATGGGCAGGAAGTCGAGCCGCGTGTCCTTGGAGCGGTACGCCTGGAGCTTGATCTTCGGCGCGGGGAGCCGCGGCAAGGTCTCCAGCCATGGCGCCTGTCGAGCCGCCGCCGCTTGTGCTTCCGACGTGGATGGGTAGAAGAGGTGCTCATCGGGCTTGATGCGGCGCACCGAgtacaagccgccgccgccgagattCTTCGTCACCACGTTCACGAACCGCCGTGCCATCGTTCCCTTGTTCAACGCTGCGGCGGCTGGCATGTTGGTCAAGTGGAGCCGGGTTATTTAACAGGCCTAAATCCCTTGTTTCCTCTCCATCCTTTCAGCctattttctttttttgaaaaaaaataccaATTTATTCATCAAACTTCATGATAGTACAAAGAacaccaaaaataaaataaaatatattcaGATTCATAtaccacctaacgacgactacaagcactgaagcgagccaaaggATGGCCCCCCTCcctcgggaagtcgtcgtgctaacaCCCAAAGGACAAACACACCAGAATATCAATCATCATTGATGAAAACAATCGTAAATAagaaggatccaacctgtagaTACACAAACACATCTTTCTTTTTCTGTGGCTTTCTTTATGATTTTCATTGTATttatcttctttcttcttctgtgtTTTTATACACATTTTTTGTGTATCGGTGTTTAACGGTTTTCGGTTGGGTTTCACTTTTATGTGCTTCTTCACTGAATTTTTGTTTTTCGgttattttccctttttttctttttgtttttccaaTACATGCCTACTTATTTCATACACATTGTGCATTTTTGCATGCATCAAGAACATTTCTATGCACATTAAACATTGTTCAAATACATCATAACACTTTTAAAAATATATCTTTTAATGTCCACTTTTTTATACACATTGTACATATGAATTCATGTTTAAAATTTTGAAGCACATGATTAAAAAATTTCAACACatgttttttgaacatttttaaatacgtgttaaaaaatttcaaatatatgtgatttttttaaTGATATGAAACATTTTCTTGAACTATGTGAATATTTgctacattgtataaacatttattTAAATGTCATAAACATATTTTGGAACGTGCGATGTATCATATATTTTCTTTGAATTGCACAAAATATTTATGTGaatcacaaaaacattttttacattgtataaccaATTTTTTAATTATCACATCCATTTTTGAAATGTGTGAATATTTTCAAATGTCATTAAAAACTTAATGCTATCAATATTTTCTAAGATTACTCTAACAATTTTTTACACTGTGTTAACATTTCTAAAATTCATAGTTTAAGTTTTTGTTAAGTAATTTAGTTCTTTAAATATATGAATTTAAAACATTTTTATAatgtgaaaaatattaaaaaaCAAACAAGTAAGAAAACAGAGAAGGAAAATGAATTAACCTTCATGAAGCTACTTGGGCCGGTCCATTAGGAACAATGCTGAGGTGAGGCGAGCTTGTGTTTCGCCGCAGGCGGCGCACAACCGCTCCCAAACGAGAACGGGCGATCGAGACCTCGATTTGGTTCAAGTAATGTACGGCACGGATCTGTAGGAGGCTGGATTTGTGGGCAGAGGGACCCAGGGGAGGCTCTCAGACGTGGACGGAGACTGGATCGACGGTTCTCAACGAATCAAACTCGGACCAATTCGGATGGAAGGAAATCAATCATATTTTTATACAACACTTGGAACATAATATAGTCGATGAGACGTGGGACGGAGCGTGTCAACGTCCATTTATGCTTCTTCTCTTTATGTTCACCAGATGACCATTGTGTCATTGGCGCAAAGCTCAACTGGAGCCAAGAAACGAGGCAACTTATGAACAGGCAGAAAAAGACAAGTGGGGACTTACATGAACTATTTGAAGGACGTTTTTCATGAATTATCTACAAGTGATTATGTTTGTATTCCGTTTTATATTTGCCTTGTACTTAGTAACGACAAACGACGATGATCGTTGCCTATCTATTTCTTTGGTGATACATAAGCCGTTTGATTGAAAAACCAAATCGATTCTAAGTTTTTTTTTTCATACTCCAGCCAGGATGATAGAAAACCCAACCGCACCCTCCAAGCCAAATGAGCTAAAGCATCGAAACTGAAAATTGATCCCCTCCCAGAATCACATGAGCAGTGATAAAAAGCTGGGAGAGGTGAGAAAACACGGCATCCGGCCATGCCGCAGGGGGTGAAAGCTAGGAGAGATGGCAAAACACGCCATCCGGCCAATCACAGCAGTGAAAAGCCAGTTGAGAAGCCAAAACACGCCATTTGGCCCGCCACACCGGTCAAAGTGGAATAGCTCGGAGAATACACCACACGGCAGCCGCAACGATCAAAATCCGGGCAAACTTGGCAAAACACGCACACCCCACTTATTAGAACACAAGCAAAAGGAAGCCCGACGTTTGCATTGCGTTTGATCAATGACTATTTGAAGAATGTTTTTACTCAAACTTGTTAATAACTCGCTGCGTAATGAAACAAGCTCGCCTCGCCTCAACATTACTAATAAGAATGTTTGTGGTAAGTATGCTACATGAAAAAATATCTGATGAGTGATGACCCGCAATTAGTAACAATGCAGACGTGAGGCAAGCTTGTGGTAACAATATCAAACATTTGGTACCAAGTAAGAATGTTTTTACTCAAACTTATCAGTGACCCACTAGCCGTTTGAGGCGAGGCTAGCTACAACAAAGAAGGTAAGCTTGTTACATGAAACAATATGACGAATGAATTCCTGGAATTCAGATACGGTCCATTCATACACAAAGGCATGCGCCATGCACTTCTGTGTAGTCACGTCATTGGCGCAAAGACCAATTGCAGCCAAGAAGCGAAGCACCTTACGAACAACATATTTTTATGAATGATCCACAAAGGGACAGAAAACAAATGCAACCGAGGATTTATGTGAACTATTTGAAGGATGTTTCTCGTGAACTATGTGGAAGTGACCATGTTCGTTTTGCATTTACATTTGCCTTGTGTGTCTGCTAACGACATACAACGATAACACTTCTGCTTTACCACACCCCCTAAACACATCAACGGTTGAGACCGGCTTGTACCCCTTTATAATTAAAGGCATGATGGGCATTAAGAAATAACTAAGTCAAGTTTAACCCTATTGAAACCCTATGACTCATTTAAATCTGTGCGTGTCGTACACTTGATACCATCGTATTCGTATGAATCTATTACAAAATAAAGTCTAAAAGAAACGAGGAAATCTTCAAACTCTTTCTTCTTCCATGACACAACCTTAACTTTTTTGAAGGCAGCAGTAGGAAAATAACCATGTTTTATTGCTATGGTTAGATGTTATCCTGCATCTCCTACGGTTCTCCTGTATAGTGTACACTCTAAGTTTATGAACTGTTGCATGAGGGGTGTTGCAACTCTAGAGTTTATTGCTATGGTTGGATGTTATCTTAATTACTTTCATGTATCCGCGGATGCTTAATTACATAGTAGATGTTATTATTATCATAAGTATGTTGTTTGTTCAAGTAACAACACATTATGGGTTAGTTCATGCGTTTAGATGGTGTTAACAAACACCTCTTGTCAACCACCGATCCGATTCAATTGTAACTCGTATTCATTCCATCTGTTAGTACTACTACTTGGTGATCCCTCATTAAAACCGTCACGGATTATCGATCGATCCCGACTTCTGTCGTCCATCCCTCATAATAAGGCATCCTGACTTTGATCATCCCCAGTCAGCATCCGGGCTGGCTATACTGCTGTGCTATATAATTAGCTGGAGGTTGATCGGTCACGAACCCATCTTCAATACTAGAATCAAAACAAAGCAGAAATAGTCGTGCAATCCAATCATCCAGCCACACGGTGATTGGTCACAAGCCACATTGCAAACGCTCTTTCTCAGTCCGCTCAAATTCTAGATTTGGTTGGTCAACGATGCTGCAAGTCGATTCGAAAGCTAGCTACTTCCTGACTACGACCTGAAAATCCCATGCAGATCATCACGGCTACAGTGGGTAAGAAAGGAGAAGCAAGCAGGCAGGCTAGCTCTTGCCGCCGTGCATGTTGGTgttggcgtcggcgtcggcgttggCGTTGGCGGTGTTGGCGTCGGCGCCGTGGAGGAATTGCAGGAGCACGGGGCTGTTGCAGCGAGGGCACCGAGGCGGCTCCGACGAGAGCATCACGTACATGAGGCACCGCGGGCACCCCGCCACCACCATCGCCTTggccgccgcggcctcctcctcgtcggaggACACGCAGGAGCTCGCCGGCGACGGTGCCATGCTGGCCATGGATATCAGCTCCTGcctatatatctatctatctagGTTAGGTAGGTGGGTGCTGTGTACTGGCGACCACTAACAGGGAGAAAGGGGGGATGAGTGTGCGTGCGTCCGTGCTTGGGCTGCGGAAGAATGGTGTGCCACCTTGCTGTATATATATAGCGCTTCTGTTGTGCATCAAGAAGAGGGGGTCACTTGAATGCATCAGCAGCGAACGGCTTGAATGTTTGCGTCCTTCCCTGTCCCGCTCGACTTTGGTTCAAATACGTGTACTTCTCCttgctctttttcttttcttctccaaACAAGTGGATAAAATGGAAATGCGGAAATAAAACAGAGCACTGAAAACGAAATTGAACTAGAGATACATGTACCGCTATGTGTTTCCCTTCACTAAAATTAAGGGTGAAGAACCAAAAATACCCGCAAAGATATACAGTTGACACTTCACAACAGAGGTGGTCATAATTAGTGTCACTGCAGGAGTAGTTGGCCACAGAACAGAACTAGAGATAACTACTCCCTCATAAGAGCGTAGCGCtgtcaaaaatgctcttacattatgggacggagggagtaaatgatATTTACTGGCTTGTGCTCTCGGAATCACTCAAAATAGATTTAGTTATACAACAGCTGAGTCATGCCAAAGTAAGAGCCAACTAACGATTCGCACGCTCTATCTGAACTTTCAAATTCATCAGAACAGAGGAAAAGAGATATATATTTTATCTGTTCAAATATATCACTATAGCAGACAAGTCTTTGTACAGCACTGCCGCCACTGTGGCTACCTTCTGGATCGCAGTTACAATCCAAGTAGAGATTCCAAAAGTCTATTTCCAAAGGAAACTAAAACAAGAAGGGAGATTTTGATTGTTGCCCACCTGTGGTGCCATTTCCAGTTACTGGCCCTATATGAACAAACATATTTCCAGGCCCTTCCATCTTCCGCTCATTAGGATAGGGCAACATCTAACAACTTCACGAAACTAGACACAGCCTCAAGCCTTTGCCACCTTAACTGTCTCACAAGGAAGAGGCTGCAATGccaaaagaaaaaatattcagaaaaatgTGCAAGGAGAAAGAAATTCTTAGCAGTATTGGTGGTCTAAAAATATTCTGTACAGTACTCCGGTACATCCTTATCATTCAAAGAACATTAAGTGGCACACTGAATACAAAATACTGCAGCTACATTAAGGTTTCCTAGCCGGAATTTATGGTGCGCATGAATGGAGATGAATGCAGCTTAAATAGGCAAGCTTAAATAACGGGCTTAAATGGAGGACAGGAATTTTTGGAACATGGTTCCACGCGCACCCGATAGAACAGTAaattcgaaagaaaaaaaatactaggaAAAATAAAATAATGATATTTCTTTTGTAACATACATAGTCTACCGTATACTCGCGTATGAAGTTTCATGAAGATATGACATCCGTCGTATTCTGGGCAAAACTGACAAactcaaagctactccctccgttctaaaatagatgacccaattttatagtaactttgtactaaagttagtacaaagttgagtcatctattttggaacggagggagtatatactaagAAACACAGTTTGATGAATGGTAAGGCCCTGATTGTATTTTCTTCAATAAGGATACCACGGGTATCATTACTTCACAAAACTTCACACATGAGTAGAATGGTCGATCAAGTTTGATACCCCAAAATTTTAGAATATTTTTTATTAATATTCTAGTGTTTTTTTCTTTCTGATTTTACTATTCACGTGGCATAAATGGAGCACTGTGTTATATTGTGGGCAGGACTTGAATGGGGGGTGGGATGGAGACCACTCTTGCTTGAATCAATGAAGAAAGATGGACTACTCCTACCAGCCAGCTACGAGTTTACAGACACACGCCAATCTCAAGAAACTGGGCTCATAAGAACCGTATTAATGCCGGCTTGTGCAGGCATTCAGTTCAGCCCAGCTTGGACTCAGGGGCGTGCATTTCCAAGTGATGCTGAGCCGGGCTGTGCCAAGTTAAGGCTCGTTTTATTGAAGCTGCTGTACTGGAAGATGCCAAATCTTTAATGAGAGAGCAGTCATCATCTAGCACTTG
The window above is part of the Triticum aestivum cultivar Chinese Spring chromosome 2A, IWGSC CS RefSeq v2.1, whole genome shotgun sequence genome. Proteins encoded here:
- the LOC123191115 gene encoding protein GL2-INTERACTING REPRESSOR 1-like, producing the protein MASMAPSPASSCVSSDEEEAAAAKAMVVAGCPRCLMYVMLSSEPPRCPRCNSPVLLQFLHGADANTANANADADANTNMHGGKS